In one Grus americana isolate bGruAme1 chromosome 1, bGruAme1.mat, whole genome shotgun sequence genomic region, the following are encoded:
- the KCNJ8 gene encoding ATP-sensitive inward rectifier potassium channel 8: MLARKSIIPEEYVLARIAAENLRKPRIRDRPRKARFIAKNGACNLAHKNIREQGRFLQDIFTTLVDLKWRHTLVIFTMSFLCSWLLFAMMWWLVAFAHGDMDPSTENATNSTKWTPCVTCVRSFTSAFLFSIEVQVTIGFGGRMMTEECPLAITVLILQNIVGLIINAVMLGCIFMKTAQAHRRAETLIFSRQAVIAVRNGKLCFMFRVGDLRKSMIISASVRIQVVRKTTTPEGEVIPIHQVDIPVDNPIESNNIFLVAPLIICHVIDKRSPLYDISAADLALQDLELIVILEGVVETTGITTQARTSYIAEEILWGHRFVPIVTEEEGVYAVDYSKFGNTVKVAAPRCSARELDEKPSILIQTLQKSELSHQNSLRKRNSMRRNNSIRRSNSMRRTNPSLIVPKVQFITPEGSQSASET; encoded by the exons ATGTTGGCTCGGAAGAGTATTATCCCTGAAGAATATGTGTTGGCACGGATCGCTGCTGAGAACCTTCGCAAGCCGCGCATCCGAGACCGGCCACGCAAAGCCCGCTTCATCGCCAAGAACGGGGCATGCAACCTGGCACACAAGAACATCCGCGAGCAAGGGCGATTCCTGCAAGACATTTTCACCACTTTGGTGGACCTGAAGTGGCGTCACACGCTGGTCATCTTCACTATGTCCTTCCTGTGCAGCTGGCTGCTCTTTGCCATGATGTGGTGGCTGGTGGCTTTTGCCCATGGCGACATGGACCCAAGCACAGAAAACGCTACAAACAGCACAAAGTGGACACCGTGCGTGACGTGTGTCAG GTCTTTCACTTCCgctttcctcttctccattGAAGTTCAGGTGACCATTGGTTTTGGGGGCAGGATGATGACAGAGGAATGTCCCTTGGCCATCACGGTCTTGATCCTGCAGAACATTGTGGGTCTGATCATCAATGCTGTCATGCTGGGCTGCATATTCATGAAAACTGCGCAAGCTCACAGGCGGGCTGAGACCTTGATTTTCAGCCGGCAAGCGGTCATTGCAGTTCGAAATGGCAAACTTTGCTTCATGTTTCGAGTGGGAGACCTAAGAAAAAGCATGATCATTAGTGCCTCAGTAAGAATCCAGGTTGTGAGGAAGACTACAACCCCTGAAGGAGAAGTCATACCCATTCACCAAGTAGATATCCCTGTGGATAACCCCATTGAAAGCAACAATATTTTCCTCGTGGCTCCCTTAATCATTTGTCACGTCATAGACAAGCGGAGTCCTCTTTACGATATCTCTGCTGCTGACCTGGCGCTCCAGGACCTGGAGCTCATCGTGATACTTGAAGGAGTCGTAGAAACGACTGGCATCACGACGCAGGCAAGAACCTCCTACATAGCAGAGGAGATCCTGTGGGGTCACCGCTTTGTGCCCATCGTCACCGAAGAGGAAGGCGTGTATGCAGTCGACTACTCCAAATTTGGCAACACCGTCAAAGTGGCAGCGCCACGTTGCAGCGCTCGAGAGCTCGACGAGAAGCCGTCCATTCTCATCCAGACCCTGCAGAAGAGCGAGCTGTCCCACCAAAACTCCCTGCGGAAACGCAACTCCATGAGAAGAAACAACTCCATTCGGAGGAGCAACTCCATGCGGAGAACCAATCCCTCCCTCATCGTGCCCAAAGTGCAGTTTATCACGCCCGAGGGGAGCCAAAGCGCCTCAGAAACGTGA